In Gloeomargarita sp. SKYB120, the sequence CCGTAATCCTTAACAGGTGAGAGCCGGCCAACTGCCAAAATTAACGCCTTTTCAGGGCTGTTTTCTGTCACCGTCGCAGGGCGAAACAAATCGGTATCAATCCCCTGGCCAACCACAACTAATTTCTGGTCGTGGCGATAGGGATAGGTGGTGGGAAAGCTGGTTAGCATTCGGTCTGACCAAAAATGGGCCAGTTTCAGGCGATTTGTCAAACTGGGGTGAGCGTACCAGGTCACGATTGGAATCCGGTGCATCTTCAAAATCGGGGCGGCCAGGTTGGTAAACAAGGGTGTCATGTGGGAAAAACACAGGTCAATCGGCTGGCGACGGAGGATTTCAAATAGAAACCTGTAAAACCGAACAGCGCGATGCGGTTCACTGTAGCCGAGTTCTTTCCCTAAGGAGTACACCTGGATGTTGTCGTGCAACTGCAGTACTCCCGCCTGCATGGTGATGACCTGGATAGAGGCCACCTTTTCCGCCAGTTTATTCAGCCAAAGGGTGGTAAATCCCAGCAGGGGATGTTGAGCATCGGTCGCCAGATTAAACACCAGGAGATGCATCGCACCATTGCCGGCATTGTTGGCAAATTTGCGCGTAGCCCTGGAGGTAGATGTGGGGACTGAAGTAGGTTTCGACCCAGGCGCGTCCGCGTTGTCCCATGGCCTTGGCCAAGTCAGGATGTTGCAGCAAATCTATCATTTTTTCCGCCAGGGCCTGTTCATCGCCAGGGGGGACCAGAAATCCATTCACTCCCTCCTGCACGATATCAGGGATGCCCCCGACCTGGGTGGCAATCACGGCGGTCCCGGTCGCCATCGCCTCCAGCAGCACCCGTCCCAAGGCCTCCGACAGGGAAGGGAGCACCAGAACCGTACTTTGCGCCATCTCATAGCAGAGCTTTTGCTGGGGCATCTCCGCTAGAAAGGCAACCTTGTCCTGTAAATGGGACTGCTCCACTTGCTGGCGCAGTGCTCGGGCGTAGGTCGGGTTTTCTGGTCGGCCAATGATTTTCAAGCAACTCTGGGGAACGCGCTGGACCACCCGCCCAAACGCCGTGATGAGATGATGCACACCCTTACGAGGGATCAAAACACCGGCATAGAGGATAGTCGGTTGTTTTTCAGGAAGCGCTTGCCCCGCCGCGAGAAAACTCTCCAGGTCGGTCCAGGCAGCAAATTGGACCAGGGGTTGGCCGTGGCTGTAGCGCTGGAGTTGGGCCTGGGTTGAACTGGAAACGGCGCGCAGGACATCCGCTTGCGCCAGGGTCCAGCGGGCGACCCACCGCATCAGACGCTTGTAAAAACCAGGCCAAACCACGCGCCGCTGCAGAAATAGATAGGTTTCAAAATCATTGTGACTTTCCACAACCAGGCAGAGGCGATAGCGCCAGCATCTGACTAGGTTTTTGACCCCCACAGCCGCCAGGGCTTCGTAG encodes:
- a CDS encoding glycosyltransferase family 4 protein, whose protein sequence is MHLLVFNLATDAQHPLLGFTTLWLNKLAEKVASIQVITMQAGVLQLHDNIQVYSLGKELGYSEPHRAVRFYRFLFEILRRQPIDLCFSHMTPLFTNLAAPILKMHRIPIVTWYAHPSLTNRLKLAHFWSDRMLTSFPTTYPYRHDQKLVVVGQGIDTDLFRPATVTENSPEKALILAVGRLSPVKDYGTLIAAVAQLVGQFPSSLSVLIVGNPTNDQDQQYVTSLRAQVRQLHLEHVVRFQPAVSLQELPAIYQQCTVHVNLTPTGFGDKVALEAMACGKVCLVANPGFRETLGMYADQLLFAHANPQDLAQKLQAVLALPATERQAIGGYLRQQVVRLHSLDRLTDHLVHLFAELCAAKR
- a CDS encoding glycosyltransferase: MIKATFSAYHRQTVTLATSSHDCLCFLGGSRYSYPLSETHRKKFNLLKNLGSVHVIGFSADGRPRMFREAAHFYLLPQWPLPVLRYIEFFALAPLILLALIWRYRVNVVIAQSPYEALAAVGVKNLVRCWRYRLCLVVESHNDFETYLFLQRRVVWPGFYKRLMRWVARWTLAQADVLRAVSSSTQAQLQRYSHGQPLVQFAAWTDLESFLAAGQALPEKQPTILYAGVLIPRKGVHHLITAFGRVVQRVPQSCLKIIGRPENPTYARALRQQVEQSHLQDKVAFLAEMPQQKLCYEMAQSTVLVLPSLSEALGRVLLEAMATGTAVIATQVGGIPDIVQEGVNGFLVPPGDEQALAEKMIDLLQHPDLAKAMGQRGRAWVETYFSPHIYLQGYAQICQQCRQWCDASPGV